One Aquila chrysaetos chrysaetos chromosome 22, bAquChr1.4, whole genome shotgun sequence genomic window carries:
- the FNDC9 gene encoding fibronectin type III domain-containing protein 9 has protein sequence MPAHPFLLVAMVRDDGAPDGYNTRQRAGKGFSRGRREASGGKRGRRCPAVATLLTSTDWPPRTCPGRGTMNIEVHNITYTSATVSWAMNNPCPENYYHVMYRPNWNSVFAGYLRQNFHREERVPHPLSSLVLHRLTPSTIYVLCITCKNSYPSGNHCTTFHTLDKTPLVFGSSKHEPTTSMWMVSSLLLLCFIALLAYGCLQFWSARCQRAARLKHPDTSPEEVGEGSSSLERPLNDGLREELLEVPMTTVLMRSSSFRRESPYSSPRCFFSYKTSDDKRAILPQHGLQ, from the exons ATGCCTGCCCATCCTTTCTTATTGGTTGCTATGGTGAGAGATGACGGAGCCCCAGATGGGTATAATACGAGGCAGCGCGCGGGGAAGGGATTtagcagaggcaggagggaggcgagcggtgggaagaggggaaggcGCTGCCCGGCCGTGGCCACACTGCTCACCAGCACCGACTGGCCACCGCGGACCTGCCCGGGGAG GGGCACGATGAACATCGAAGTGCACAACATCACTTACACCAGTGCCACCGTCTCCTGGGCTATGAACAACCCCTGTCCAGAGAACTACTACCATGTCATGTACCGCCCCAACTGGAACAGCGTCTTCGCCGGCTATTTACGCCAAAACTTCCACCGCGAGGAACGAGTTCCTCACCCCCTCAGCTCCCTTGTCCTCCACCGACTCACGCCATCCACCATCTACGTCCTCTGCATCACGTGCAAGAACTCTTACCCCTCTGGCAACCACTGCACCACCTTCCACACTCTGGACAAAACCCCCCTGGTTTTCGGCAGCTCTAAGCATGAACCTACCACCTCCATGTGGATGGTGAGcagcctgctgctcctctgcttcaTTGCCCTCCTGGCCTACGGCTGCCTGCAGTTCTGGTCCGCACGGTGCCAGCGGGCTGCGAGGCTGAAGCATCCCGACACCAGCCCCGAAGAAGTGGGCGAAGGGAGCAGCTCACTGGAGAGGCCACTGAACGACGGACTGAGAGAGGAGCTTCTGGAAGTCCCCATGACCACTGTGCTAATGAGGAGCTCCAGTTTCAGGAGGGAGAGTCCGTATAGCTCCCCccgctgctttttttcctataaaaccAGCGACGATAAAAGGGCCATCTTGCCGCAGCACGGCCTTCAGTGA